The sequence ACCAGAAGAAAGGTTTTCAAATAAAAAACCGTGAGCAAATGAAAATGTCTGTTGAATATCAAGAAGAGTTTAAAACGAAGTTAACAGAATTGATGATCGATGCTGCTGTGTATCAGTTATCAGAGCAAGAGCTGAAAGAGATGCAACAGGCCGTCAATAAAAAAATACAGGGTGGTGAAGCAAAATGAGTTTATTCATAGGTTTTATGATCAGTTTATTTTTATTGATTGGACTCATAACTGGGTTGACTCCATTCATGGGACGTAAAAGCAGTCAATTTGGCGTTAGTTTACCGGAAAATTATCAAGAAGACCCTCAGTTAAAAAAGTGGATGAAACAGTATTGTTTCATTACGGTTTTGAGCAGTGTACTTTTTTCGTTGCCGTTTTTATGGTTTACCCGTAATAAAGATGCCGTACAAACAGAGATGCAGTTAGGCATTTACAGCGTAGTGGGGATAGCAGCAGTCTTAGCTGTCAGTGGATTAGCCTATTTGGTGATCCATAAAAAAGTGTCCACATGGAAAAAGAACTTGCCTAAAACAGCCGATCAAGACAGTGGGCAAGAAATAGTTGTAGAATTGAATTATCGGAAAAAGGGGACAACTATTTCAAACACACTGATTATCATCAGTAATTTAATCATTATTAGCGGTACGGCTTTTGCCACTTGGCTAAATTATCAACAGATCCCTGAAACGTTTCCCATTCATTGGGGAATCGATTTTAAACCCGATCGCTTTGCAACAAAATCAGTTAAAACTGTTTTTGGTTTACTAGCTGTGCAGTTGATCATGATCATTATTTTTGTGATCAGCAATTATTCCATAAAAAATGCAAAGCAATCATTGAATCCTAAAAACGCATCAGTTTCTAGTTTAAAGAATCGTTTGTTTCGGCAAGCATGGTCCCGTTTTACTTTGGTGATCTCCATGTTAACTCAATTGTTGATGAGTGCGCTCCAACTTGCTACTGTATTCGTTAACGATGTAGAGATTCAATGGTTTATTTACCTAACAATCGGCTATACCATACTTGTGATCGTTTATGCCATAGTTTTATCGATGAAGTATGGGCAAGGTGGGGAACGATTAAAGATGGCGGATTCTTTAGAAGAAAAAGATATTTTAGAATACCGTTACAATGAAGATCAGTACTGGAAATTAGGGGTTTTTTATTACAATCCTGCTGATCCGTCTATTTGGGTAGAAAAAAGGTTTGGTGTTGGAACAACAACCAACTTTGCCCGCTGGCAAAGTTGGGCGATCATCGTTGGTATCTTGATCTTAGCTTTTTCACCACTCTTATTTTTATAGCAGGTTCATGAAATCAATAACTAAGGAGGCTTCCGCTATAGCGGAAGCCTCCTTAGTTAACTTATTATAATTGACTGCGACGTTCAGTTGAATGGATAAACAAACGTTTCAATGTTTTCGTATCATTTTCAGCGACAGCCACTTTTATTTTGGTTAATTCTGTTTCGAATAAATCAATAGCCTCTAATAAGTTGGATTTGTTTCCGATAAACAATTCGCTCCATAGCTCTTCATTGATATTAGCTATTCGTGTCAACTCACGGTAACTGTCTCCAACGAAATCTCCTGTTTTTTCATTTATATCGCTGTTTACCAAAGCGACTGCAATAGCATGAGGCAATTGGCTAGTGAACCCGATTAATTGATCGTGCTCATGAGGAGTGATGCGTGTGACTTTTTTGAATCCTAATTCTTTAACCAGCTGTTCTAGAAAAACTAAATTCTTCTCTTGGTTTTTAACAGTAGGAGTTAATAAATAATTCGCGTCTTTAAAAACAGCTTGATTTGCAAAATCGA is a genomic window of Carnobacterium sp. CP1 containing:
- a CDS encoding DUF1648 domain-containing protein; its protein translation is MSLFIGFMISLFLLIGLITGLTPFMGRKSSQFGVSLPENYQEDPQLKKWMKQYCFITVLSSVLFSLPFLWFTRNKDAVQTEMQLGIYSVVGIAAVLAVSGLAYLVIHKKVSTWKKNLPKTADQDSGQEIVVELNYRKKGTTISNTLIIISNLIIISGTAFATWLNYQQIPETFPIHWGIDFKPDRFATKSVKTVFGLLAVQLIMIIIFVISNYSIKNAKQSLNPKNASVSSLKNRLFRQAWSRFTLVISMLTQLLMSALQLATVFVNDVEIQWFIYLTIGYTILVIVYAIVLSMKYGQGGERLKMADSLEEKDILEYRYNEDQYWKLGVFYYNPADPSIWVEKRFGVGTTTNFARWQSWAIIVGILILAFSPLLFL
- a CDS encoding prephenate dehydrogenase — translated: MTIVLVGLGVIGGSFGLALKEAGYTSVYGIDTNETTLKKAKKLGIIQEGFTDGEEILPQADLIIFSLYPTLIAQFIQSHPKKFKPNAILTDVTGIKQGIIKEISPLLPDSVDFIFGHPMAGREKRGIDFANQAVFKDANYLLTPTVKNQEKNLVFLEQLVKELGFKKVTRITPHEHDQLIGFTSQLPHAIAVALVNSDINEKTGDFVGDSYRELTRIANINEELWSELFIGNKSNLLEAIDLFETELTKIKVAVAENDTKTLKRLFIHSTERRSQL